In Streptomyces sp. NBC_00683, the DNA window GCTCGCGATGGGCACCGGCACCGACGCCGCCATCGAGGCCGGCGATCTGACCCTCGTACGGGGAGACCTGCGGGCCGCGGCCGACGCCATCCGGCTCTCCCGCAAGACGCTCGGCACCATCCGCTCGAACCTGTTCTGGGCCTTCGCCTACAACGTGGCCGCCCTGCCGCTCGCGGCCGCCGGACTGCTCAACCCGATGATCGCCGGAGCGGCCATGGCCTTCTCCTCCGTCTTCGTCGTCGGCAACAGCCTGCGCCTGCGCGGCTTCCGCGCCGCGGACTGAGCCGGGTACGGCGTGCGGCGGGCCGCGGGTCAGGCGTGGAAGCCGTTGCACACCACGGACGTGTACTTCGTCGGCCCGCCCTCGACGTGGTAGAACACCACCGTCCAGTCGCCCCTGTCGTCGCCCACCGGGATCGCGTCGACGACCCGGTCACCGAAATGGGCCCGGAAGTCGTCGGGGTACCGGAGCGTGATGGTGCCTTCGGACGACCACCGGGAGTAGACGTCGAAGGGCTTGCTCGTGAAGCCGATGCCCTTGCCGACGGACGTGGTGGGCCGGCCGGTGGCGCGGTCCGTCCCGTGCGGGGGCCGCACTCCCACCGAGAGGTAGTAGGGCGCCGGCCGTTCGCCCTTCCCGGACTCCTCGGGGCGCAGCCTCACGGTGGCGGTGTCCGACCCGGTGGTGTGCGAGACGCTGGACCGCAGGTTCATCGACAGCCGGTCCATCGGGAGACTCGCCGGATCGCAGGAGCCCATGCCGTAACCGGCCTCACCCGGGTCCTCCGACAGGGTCCAGCGGTCCTTCGATTCACGGTCGTTCAGGATGTGGTCCGGTGGCCCGGCAGGAGCCGACGGAGCGGTGGTCCCGGGCCGGGAAGAGGTGTCCGAGGCGCCCGATGCCCCGGAACCTCCGGTCGACCCGCCGTCCGGCCCGGAGAGCTGCCAGACCACCGCGGACGCGGCGAGCACGACCGCGCAGACCGAGAGCCCCAACGCCCTGCGGCGAGCGGAACGTGCCGTATCGGCTCCGTCGTACGGTGTGGGGCCGACAGGAGCCCGCTCAGGTGCCGCCGCGTCCTCCGCCTCCGCCGGGCCGTCCGGCAGGACCGCGGTGCGCGCGGCCTCATGCACCGGGACCGGGTCGTCGTCCCGGACCAGCGAGCGGTAGTGGGGGTCCGTCGCCAGTGCCGTGTCCACCGCGCACCGTGCGATCACCGCCGCCGGATCCGGCCGGTCCGCCGGGTCCTTGGCGACACACTCCCGGATCAGCGCGGCGAGCGCCGGCCGCACGCCCTCCAGGTCGATGTCCTCGTGCACGGCCCGGTAGCTCACGACCGCCGGATCGCCGGAGCCGTACGGAGGCCTGCCGGTCACCGTGTACGCGAGCGTCGCGCCCAGGGCGAAGACGTCCGCCGCCGGGCCGGCCTCGTTGCGCAGTACCACCTCGGGTGCCGCGAACCCGGGTGTCCCCGGTGCCGTTCCGTCCCTGGTGATGAAGGTCTGATCGAGCCCGCGGGCGATCCCGAAGTCGATCAGCTGGGGTCCTTGCGGCGAGAGGATCACGTTCTGCGGTTTGAGGTCCCGGTGGGTGACCCCGTGGACATGGACCGCGGCCAGCCCTTCGGCGAGTGCCGCGAACAGCCGCAGGGCGCTGTCCGGCGGGAAGGGCCCTGCGGCTGTCACCGCCCCGCGCAGCGTCGGCCCCGGTACGTACTCGGTGGCCAGCCAGTAGGGGGAGGCGTCGAGGGACGCCTCGATCAACTGGGCGGTGTACGCGCTGCGTACCGTCTCCACGGTGGCGGCCTCGCGCCGGAACCGGGTCAGTGCCTCGGGATGGTCACTGATCTCGTCCCGGATCACCTTCACGGCCACCAGCCGCCCGCCCGGCGACCGGCCGAGATACACCTGCCCCATTCCACCGGAGCCGAGACGGGCGAGTAGCCGGTACGCGCCCATGCGCGAGGGATCCTGGGGCCGCAGATCATCCACCGGCACGACTGTGCCACATCCGTGCACCCCTGGAACGGGCGTCCGGGAATCGGTACGGCCGCGCAGGGGCAGGGAACGAGGCCGGAAGTGACGGTGGCCGAGCGTGCCTCGGGCGGGAACGGGTACGCGTCGTCCCGGCCGGCTTCCCCGAAGCACCGCCCGATCCGCTCCACCGCTCCCGCCCCGGGATGCGAAGGGAGCCCAGGGAACCGAGGATGCCAAGAGGGACCGAGCCGTAGGGCCGGGCCCGTACGGGCCGGTAAGCGACATCCCGAGGGAGACACCACCATGGCGCCCGAGCGATCCTCTTCCGGCAGCACCGCACCGCGCGACCCCGGCCTTGCGCTGCCGGTGGCGGACCGGGCGGGCTGGGGTCCGGTGGACGTGCGTGCGGTGGACACCGTACGGGTGCTGGCCGCCGACGCCGTACAGAAGACCGGCAACGGGCACCCCGGCACGGCGATGAGCCTGGCGCCGCTCGCCTACCTGCTGTTCCAGCAGGTCATGCGGCACGATCCGGCCGATGACCAGTGGCTGGGAAGGGACCGTTTCGTACTCTCCTGCGGTCACACCAGCCTCACCCTGTACATCCAGCTCTATCTCGCGGGCTACGGCCTGGAGATGGAGGATCTGGAGGCGCTGCGGACCTGGGGTTCGGCGACCCCCGGGCATCCGGAGTACAGGCACACCCGCGGCGTCGAGATCACCACCGGCCCGCTGGGCCAGGGCATGGGCGCGGCGGTCGGCATGGCGATGGCGGCCCGCCGGGAGCGCGGGCTCCTCGACCCGGACGCAGCACCGGGCACCAGCCCCTTCGACCACCATGTGTACGTGGTGGCTTCCGACGGCGACATGATGGAGGGCGTGGCCTCGGAGGCCGCGTCGCTCGCCGGTCACCAGCGGCTCGGCAGCCTCGTGGCGTTCTACGACTCGAACCACATCTCC includes these proteins:
- a CDS encoding protein kinase domain-containing protein produces the protein MPVDDLRPQDPSRMGAYRLLARLGSGGMGQVYLGRSPGGRLVAVKVIRDEISDHPEALTRFRREAATVETVRSAYTAQLIEASLDASPYWLATEYVPGPTLRGAVTAAGPFPPDSALRLFAALAEGLAAVHVHGVTHRDLKPQNVILSPQGPQLIDFGIARGLDQTFITRDGTAPGTPGFAAPEVVLRNEAGPAADVFALGATLAYTVTGRPPYGSGDPAVVSYRAVHEDIDLEGVRPALAALIRECVAKDPADRPDPAAVIARCAVDTALATDPHYRSLVRDDDPVPVHEAARTAVLPDGPAEAEDAAAPERAPVGPTPYDGADTARSARRRALGLSVCAVVLAASAVVWQLSGPDGGSTGGSGASGASDTSSRPGTTAPSAPAGPPDHILNDRESKDRWTLSEDPGEAGYGMGSCDPASLPMDRLSMNLRSSVSHTTGSDTATVRLRPEESGKGERPAPYYLSVGVRPPHGTDRATGRPTTSVGKGIGFTSKPFDVYSRWSSEGTITLRYPDDFRAHFGDRVVDAIPVGDDRGDWTVVFYHVEGGPTKYTSVVCNGFHA